From Hippoglossus hippoglossus isolate fHipHip1 chromosome 14, fHipHip1.pri, whole genome shotgun sequence:
ATACCAGGTATAAAATCTGTTAGAttgtgaggtgtgtgtcagCGACTCTTATGAGACTTAAAGGTTCCATAAATACTGGTTTGAAAACTACAACCAACAAACATGcaagagacattttcatttctcctcagatgTGTGTTGATATGAGCAAAGTACTCCCTTTCATTAGATAAATTCTTGCATTTACAAACGTGACAGCTGAAAGTAGATAATTCTTTTTGAGTCTGACTAACTTGTGTGGACTGCACTCTACTCTGATGTACAATTAAAGTCTTAAATGTGCATGGACAATTTGAATATGTACAAGGATAGCGAATGGTGCGCCCAAAATGTGGATGTTTGAGCTTATAATGGTTAAGTAGTGCAGACCTACTTGCAACAGCAACTGAACACCCCTTACACTGCCACATTCACTGGAGAGAGGggcaacaaattaaacacacatacacattatctCATTAATTTGACctaataaatcagaaaacatgtATACTCCTGCAATGTTAGCAGACAGATTAATATTCAGAAATTGACAGCAACATTGTCATACCAAGGTATTTTGAATGTCTTCAAAATCAAGTTTACATACTGTAGGTCCATTCAATCAATAAAAGCATTTGAATACTCACCATTTACTACAGAGCCTGTGGGACAATGCTTAAAGGAACCGTCAACCGTCTCTGCACCAATTACCTATcaaggaaaaatatattttaaattattttattattcacactGGGGCTTCACAAAGATGCGATAACGTTGTTAATATCtcgatgacgatatgacttgcaaTAAATAAGCATCAACAGACCCTGAATACTGACGCAGAGATCACGGAGCGCTCCACAGCcgggagaaggcgcacagcccggccacagcgACACCAAGTCCGCGGtagacaccagggagccatacacagctccactaagtccacttacagtgttaatttggaGTCTtccatacatgtttggaccgtgacaagttttttttattttttatttttaagtttttagcggctctgctcctgtttctctgtcattcgCGCTGTGCGCTGTGCCAACAGCGTCAAACCAAACGGAGCGAcaccatctcctccggctctacatacatttactaagtttATAAAGTCTGTTGTTTGTACTAACAAGCTGTATGCATGTTCacactataaaaacacatatatatatatacttatgcACATATTTCGAGAAATATTAACGCACATATATGACAGTCACGGTATTAGCCTAGCTAATGCCAGtaaatgctaacgttagctaaccTTAGAACACTCAATGTTAACAGATTAACATGGATTCATACATGTTGCTCAACATTACTGgcaaataaaagcatcagcttcGTGAAAACAATTAGTCTACAGTGACTAACTCCAACTATGACCAACATTTGGTAAGATTTAATAACTTTTACCTTGTAGAGAGATCCTCAGATCCACGTCAAATCGCCCgacacaggtgaaaagatgGCGGACCCTTGCTGCTTTCAGTGGGTGGAGTTTCAGAGAAACATAACTATTTCCCTAATTCATAACATGACTAAGTCTTATATATTTGACATCCCTCAAGATTAAATGAGTTCTACATGATTAATATATGTTCAGATGAGGAACATAAATTAATCATGTCTTATACactaaataattatttgtaaattgaaaaaccccacttttcctcttttttcagtgtaggtcagtagttcggagctggttggataatgcagagtggatttacaaagtacttcctgtttcatggcgaatcagtaggtggcgctatgacactgaggaaatattcgtactttaagttacttttgagttacttttgtactttaagttacttttgagttacttttgtactttaacttactttttagttactttcgtactttaagttactttttagttactttcgtacttttagttactttttagttactttcgtactttaagtaaccttttagttacttttgaacttttagttactttttagttacttttgaacttttagttacttttgagttacttttgtacttttagttactttttagttactttcgtagttttagttactttttagttactttcgtacttttagttactttttagttactttcgtactttaagttacttttgagttacttttgtacttttagttactttttagttactttcgtactttaagttactttttagttactttcgtagtttttgttactttttagttacttttgtacttttagttactttcgtactttaagttactttttagtgacttttgaacttttagttactttttagttactttcgtactttaagttactttttagttacttttgaacttttagttagtttttagttactttcgtactttaagttactttttagttactttcgtacttttagttactttttagttactttcgtactttaagttacttttgtacttttagttactttttagttacttttgtacttttagttacgtcTTAGTGACtatgtacttttagttacttttgtacttttcgttactttttagttacttttgtacttttcgttactttttagtgacttttgtacttttagttactgtttagttactttcgtagttttagttactttttagttacttttgtacttttagttacttttgtaccaTCTTCAGGGGACCTAAATTCAAACGAAGGGTCAAGTTCAATGTCCTGCTGTCCTCTATGATTTTCAATAATCTTATCAAGAATGACTTAGCAATTTAATATTTGCTGCAACGATTTTAACAGTGGGACATACTGaaaggagtgttttttttatgatcaagTATGTAGGTAATTGGTTCCACAACACTGAATTTTTCCTTGTAATATTGTTTACGTTGATATGAAGTGCTAAGAGGACCACCTTTTTCAATTGCTCTACGAACTGGGTTAGATGAGCAAACCGCTGTGGTGATTTCAGTAACTACAGAGTCATCAACTTGGAGGTTATGACGCTCAAAGATCTCACTTACAAAACCTCTGGATAGTGGGACTGATGCAGAGCTTAGTAAGTAGTAAAGTTCTTGTAAAAATTCATCGATAGCTGTACCTGGCACATGCACTAAATATGCCGGTGCATCaatgatattttggcttcatttttgtgaggaagtggagtcatccagctttatttacagtctaagATCTTTCCCTTGCTCGCTTTATTTACACAACTGTGGATATGAACTATTAGGTTTCATTTTGTCAATATCTTGGCAGGATGAGAGTTTTGGAGCAGATGGGATCAGCAGTCAGACACAGGAAGGAATCAGCAGTCGCTCGGTGCAGTGGCTGTTTGGAGGGAAAACCTGCAGAAAGGATGTCTGTGTCCATGGCAACAAAAGCTATAAAGCTGCTGTACATCACATAAACGCCTTAGAGGGGATGTTTTctacagagcagcagcagcagaagttcTTTACGTCAAGCTGACTAATTAGGCCACAATCTGACTCCTTCACACATAAAACCCTCCTGCAGTCGCTCATCTGACAATTAGAGTTCCACAACCATGTGATCCAAACAGACAATGAGACAGAGATAATGAAGGGACAGTGAAAATAAAGGAGGGTGGGGCTGGTTGCGTCGCTCGATAGATTAATCACGCATGCCTAGTTTTTTTGGCCACGGCCGAGGGGAGCGAGGGCTGCCGCTGTGCTTCCTCTCAGCGATGGGTTCTTGTGGAGGATGGATGCTGTGGACCCTGTGTGCAAGCTTCACTGCTCTGGAGACTGGTGAGTGGGCCTGTCTAATTAATTCTGCACGCACAGAGTTTAGAGGGATCTGTGAGAATTTTCTCAACTTTTTCACGTGGATTgtagtttttgtatttgtttattttagtgCTCTCGTAACAACGGGGATGACAGATCCTTTAAATCTACAGTGTGGAGTGTGAGTTGAAACTTAAGCCCTCAGTGTCGTCTCTAAACGATCAGACACAGGTTTGACTGTGAGGTTGCAGATTTCTTTGAAAACAGAGACTAACAGTGTTGAAAAATGTACAAACTTTCActcatattcagtttttttgaaCTACAAATGATAAAATAGTTTAATTTCAATTTGTAAGAATGAAGAGCTTCATTAAACATTTGAGTTGAAgagatttaatttgtgtttactGAACTTATTTCTCAATTGCTCGATCGATCAAACCctcttttttaatattatacacaagtaaatttgtgtttttcttattgtgaAAGATTGTTGATGCACTTACAGTTTAGAAACCAGTGACAAGGTAATGATGCAGTGAATCGACAGAATAGTTTCACGAACGCATCCCAGTGAAATGAGCTGTTGTTCCACTTCCAGTCTGTGATCGGTTTGGCTCAACCTCAGAGCTGTCAAGTGTAATTAACAACTAATATGCACGCTGagttcccacacacacaaaaggcctGGGGATGACGGAGAGGAGGGGGACAGCATCATTATTGCAGTAATGAAGGAGGGGGAGGCGGTGCAGTCTGCACGTCAGCATTGACACTGGGGGAAGTGAATATTTAGACAGTAAACATGAGGGAGTTGCAGAGAAAATTCCTCATTGAAGctcctttatttttaattcGTCACAGCGACACTCAGGGTGACCATGAGGGAGGAGAGTGTGGAGGTGGTTCGGGGAGATGTTGTCGTCCTGCCCTgctccttcttcacctccaGCCCCCTCTCCAGACTCAACATCATCTGGACCCTGGCCCCCGTCTCCAGCCCAGAAACACCAATACAGGTCGGAAtgccaacacacaaacacacacacacacacacacacacactcctgtcaCACTGAACcaagctgcagcctcacagatTGACAGATATTTCAGGTAGACAGCAGGTATTTCATTATCACCACAGTAAGAGGTGGTGAAATACTTTGTCCTGAAAAATGGAACCTGCTGCAATGAGAATTAAGTGTTTGGGGTGAAAGTTTTGCTGAGACTTGCTGTTGTTCTGTCCTCTCTGTATTTCTAAAATCATTTCTCCAACTTGGACTTCACTGCAGTTATTCGGTCACTATAAAAACAACTATCCAGAGAAAAACTTTGAAGATTCTAATGAAAACATCCTCCTTAAACCAACAGTAaaggaaatgttatttttttatttatttttaaacctacTGACTCACTTCCAGGTGATTGTGTACGACCATGGTCAGGTGATTGAAGACCCCTCCCTCACTGGCAGGGTGGGTTTTACAGGTATTATCTCCTTTCTTTAACCAAGTTGTTAATGTTttctaatttaaaaacacatgacagCTTGTGTTTTGCATGTATACATTTCTCCTCCCGTGCTGCAGGAATCCCCTGGAGTGCAGATATTGTCCTGAACGACACACGAGTATCAGACGCTGGTGTTTACCGCTGCATGGTCAATAACCCCCCCGAGGCAGCAGCTGCTGGCATAGGAGAGCTGGTGCTCAGTGTTCTGGGTAAGGTACTGAGACTAAAGGACTGTACAGTATCCATGTAGTATTTGAGTTTGATACACACTTGGTGCACATCCATactgtgttttctctggagCATCCAAACTGGTTGATATAATCAAGGACTTCATTTAGCCATAGGAGCAACATTGAAATAGTTAATGAACTGTCAGATTTATCGCCATGAAATGTTGTACAGATATTTACCTAACCTCCATTTGTAAATATTGTTCTGTTAATTTAACAGTGAAATCTTGCGGTCCCAGAGAAATAACTGAAACTAACTGTAACATCAACTCCAACAGCTTGATATTATGGGGTGTGTGGTTCCGTCTGTTCGTCCctacatctgtctgtctgtctgtctgtctgtctgtctacccttccctccctccatacAGTTCTTTTACATATAGTTGTtcaaaaatcaaatacaaaattagTAAATAATCATCAGGCTCATTTTAAAACttcttgtttgtctctctgtaaaaaaatacaactaTTTTTGTAATAGACAATGAGCTaaacaaatatgtaattttaGGTCTGATGTCTGATGTTTGAATGTGGAACATTAACCAAGAATTAttcctgaaaaaaaataaactaagaagaagaagctaAAGTCTGTGAGAGCTCCAGTGCATTTCATCCTTTCAGGAAAAAAATTCATCTGCTAATTTATCTTTGCAGAGCCTCCTTCTCTGCCCATGTGCCAGTGGGACGGAGACATCGACTTGGGAGGAAGCGTCACGCTGACCTGCTCTGTGACAGAGGGCGTCCCCACTCCTGAGATCCACTGGGATAAACTGAACCCGGAGGAAATCTCACTGCCCATCAACATGGAGGGtctgtgccacacacacacacacacatgcacacaggaaCTAGAAGAAGTAGATTGAGTGTTGATAAAAAGTTTTCCTCCCACAAATGACATTGAAACATAGAGCTACAAAATAATTGAAGGAGTATATTTAGAAAGTGAGTATTTTAAAGAGACTGTTAAAGTTGTACTGCAACATTTTAGTTGGAAAAGTCAGAGGGGATGTTTAAAGTAAGATTAAAGTTAGATTTTTAGTCCCATGTTTGggtgaagataaaaaaacaaataaaagcaggatTCTTCATTTCCCATTATAGATATCTAACCCTCTGATCCGTTCATTGTCATTaatgtgactctctctctctcaggggaTCTGTCAGGCTCCGTCCAAATCATCAACGTGTCCTCTCAGACGTCCGGCCTGTACCGCTGCTCTGCCACCAACGTCCTGGGAACAGAGAACTGCTACGTCAATCTGTCCATCTACAGCCGTGAGTTCACCCGTCGTCCCTCTCACTGCAGCCAACCCAACGTTTTTATCTCTTCATTCCTGGTtgtcttcctcctgcagccccGGAGAGACCCTCTGGCATCCTGCAGGGCGTGCTGCTGACCTTGTCCATGAGCCTGGTGCTGctggcgctgctgctgctcgtgaTGTGGCTCCACCGCACGGGGCAGGatgggaggtggagggagggcaAAGAAGAGGACGAGGAGTACAACGAGATACGATACACGCCGTCACTGATGAAGCGCTCGTTTGTTTGATTTCTCATCATCAACAGgactttcaaaacaaaagaaaaagttccaACACAGGTATCAAGCAAACGACTGCCAGGACTCTTTGTTTCATGTTGATAATGGTTTTTTTACAGCCTGATAAGCATTTCTGTACAGCATCACCGATTCTGAAATAAATGCCCTGGTTCCGAGAGATGTGGTATTTCCTTCCCTTTTAGCTGTTGGTTCTAACACCTTAAATCCTTAACGCTCCAAACTGAAAACCCCTAACCCAAACATATTCAGTGTTCGATCAATTGGTCTTCTTCTCTTTTGACCAGAAATCAAGCACCAACTTTGATCTTTGAAcaagcaaaaactaaaaaaaacatcacacgACAAATCCAAACTCCAGACGTTTCACTGCTGTTGACTTCACATGAATGTGAATGTtgttgctgcacacacacagaccacagatAACTACACCAGAGATCAGGAGGGAGTGAGATGAGGTTTGAGTGTCAGTGACTCGGAATCAGCGCGtcatgctgcagagaaagagctCATTGCTGAGAGTGACGAGTCCTCAGGTCTGAGAGAAAGGCACAGAGGTCTGCAGAAAACATTTCCTGTATTAAGAGAACTTACTGCACACGCTCTTCATCATCCAAACCTGATGTCATGATGCAGCTTGACCACCAGTGGTTCAGTGAGTTGTGCTCGTAGCAGATGATATGAAATTGAGCTGCTAACctcaggcagagaggaggaaggggctAGTGAGGTCTGTTAAACTCACTTCTCTCTAAACTCCCAACTACAGTTGTTCAACTCACACAATTCCCACGTGGGCAGCTATGGCTCAAGAGATGGAGCGGGGCCGCCGcaaaccagaaggttggcagttcgatccccatcTGCAAccatgccgaagtgtccctgggcaagatactaaatCCCAAATTGCCTGcaaatagatgcactgtgtgattGACAAAACTGTAATTTAAGGTGCTTTGACTAGAAAAGCAGTAGAAGACCTTGATGTCAAAGTATTCCTCAGAGTTCAGGTTCAAGTTATGGCACGTTTGTTAAATCCCTGAAGGAGGCTGGGATTTCACCccgtgtttggtttgtttttctgtaagCAACTCAATTACTACTGGACGGTTTACCACGCATggatggtggaaggatgtggtatgggtcaggcaagaaaccattacatttttggtgctgatccagaaATATTTGatcactttttttaacatttgttgaTTTCTGCGAATTAATGGATCGATATCAAGCGTCTGAaagatttggtgcagcttgactgaattgaAGGCGACTGTTTGGCCTTTGTATCGTCTGCTTTTTGTTTCCATCaactcctgaggaaaatatTTGGCTTTTTAACCGCTACCTGCTAATTTGTCTGTGATTGGCCATTTTCTAGGTAGTGGACAGTGGTTTTGTctggctgctgcagatgaaaatgagatAGAGTGGAACAAACCATTACATATGGGGTCACACAGCTTAAGAATGAGTTAAAAGTACTTACTTAAAATACACTTATAAGTACTTGAGGACTTATGTGGCAACATATTTAAATAAGTCTTAAAAATGTAGAGATCaatcaaagtttatttgtatCGCCAATATGAAAATGTACCCTAAtggggcttaacaaggtgcaagGTCTTTAACCCTCGACTCCATTAAggaaaaaactaccaaaaaaccaAAATGAATGAAGGTGGTTAATTTACTTCTTAGACGACAAGTTCATTTACACTTTCGGGCTTTTAAGcagcttttttgttttactgatcAACAGCAAACTGCTACGACTGTATCACTGGACTCGAGTATAAATCAATGCATCATTAAATCAAGTACAAATTCAGAACCAAAGATCCCTCACAGAAACCACCAGGacaaagtcaaaatgaaaagaaaatcactcgGAGCAGCTGATttgcaaacagacacaaaaacctTTAATTTAAAtaggagaaaaaataaatgaaaaaaaataaatcacataaaaaaaagaaatactgtaCAGAACATTTAACATTGACTTAAAGTTCTTAAATAAAAGACCCCCCTCCAAAAAATATAGCTAAAATAACAATGTGGGATGGTGTATGATACTTTTTGTGCAAAAGAAGTTTTAATTGATTCTTCCCAAACTGCACATTTGAATGTGAAGTTTCTCtctccactgctcagctctgccCTCTGATGGGTAAACACAGGAGTCCCTCCCCTGAACCTCAACATAGTGTCTTCAATGTAAAAGAACCCAAAatccaataataataaaatagatttatattttaaatatatatttatatacgaAACATGCTGTACAGAATTTCAGAGATAAGAAATCCCTTTTTATTAACACCCAGGTCTGTCCGTTAACTTGTGCTTTCCTCGCTGCCAGCAAAgtaaaaatcataatattaaaaacaacctTAACTCCCTTGGATACAAGATGaatgaggagaagagaaaaacagaaaacagcactGATAACAAAGTCTGTTTTTCCTGAGTCGAGGAAGTTACTATCGGTTTTGTTTCAAGAGGGATGGCGACGCACCTTTCACCCGTTTTAGTGTCTTCGCAGCAGAGACTGACAGAAATGTCAGGTCTGCGTTAATATCTTTTTAAAACGggggtgaaaagaaagaagcttTGTACGGTTTGTGTCCCTTGTTCAGATCTAAGCAGAGAAGGTGGAAAGAAGGACAGAGTGACTGAACAGCATGCAGTGTGTAGAACGCACTTTAACCCAGAGAGAATAAAACACTGTAATAAAAGTGGCATCTTTTGTTAACATTAGCATGACCCAGTATTCAATGTATGTgtcacactttttaaaatccgccctttcagttttctc
This genomic window contains:
- the zgc:165604 gene encoding immunoglobulin superfamily member 11, which encodes MGSCGGWMLWTLCASFTALETATLRVTMREESVEVVRGDVVVLPCSFFTSSPLSRLNIIWTLAPVSSPETPIQVIVYDHGQVIEDPSLTGRVGFTGIPWSADIVLNDTRVSDAGVYRCMVNNPPEAAAAGIGELVLSVLEPPSLPMCQWDGDIDLGGSVTLTCSVTEGVPTPEIHWDKLNPEEISLPINMEGDLSGSVQIINVSSQTSGLYRCSATNVLGTENCYVNLSIYSPPERPSGILQGVLLTLSMSLVLLALLLLVMWLHRTGQDGRWREGKEEDEEYNEIRYTPSLMKRSFV